AGATTTAAAAGTGGATCGGGAAGATCGCGATCCGTGGCTAAAATAATCACTTGGGAGTTGAAATTAGGGAGAGAGTTAATAATATTTTTTTGATGTTCTTTGTCTAAATGGCCAAAAGGTGTATCCATAATTAGGGGGACACAGGTATCAGTTATTTGATTTAAACCAGTGATAAAAGCAAAAGCTAAAGCTTCCTTTTCTCCTGCACTTAAGACATCGGGATTTAATAATTTTCCCGTGAGGGTACGGATTCCTAAAGTGTATTCGGGAGTGATTTCTACTCCTCTATATTCCTCTGGTTTGTTGGTTACTTGTAAATAGCGATCGCTGGTTGCTTGATTAATCATTTTTTGGGAATTATCGATATGCCATTCGATTAATTCGTTAGTGGCATTTTTTAAACCTCTGGCCATTTTAACCTGATTAGATAACATCGAGGTGGTTTGATTTTCACTAGCTAAAATTTCTACTTCTTGGCGTAAATTTTCTAATTGCTTTTCTTTGATTTCGATTTCCTTTTGCAAGCGTTCTATCCTTTCTTCAATCTCTTTAACTTTTTGTTCCGATTCGCCAACTTTTCGCCAAATATCATTAGCTGATTCTTGATTTATTCCCGTGGTTTCCTGTTTTAGCTGTTTAATATGTTGATTAATTTCTTCGATTTCTTCTTCTAAAAGATCTCTTTGTAAAAGCAATTGACTATAATTGCTAAATTTGGCATTATCTCGGATAATTCCCTGTAAATCAATTCTAATTTGGTCTTTTTCTATTCTGGTGGCGTTGTCCATTTCTAAGGACTCTAGTTCGGCAATTTTTTCAAGGATAAAGTCACGAGAATTTTTATCTAAACAACGACCACATAGACAGCTTTCATCGTCAATTATTGTTTTTAAAACTGCTGTAGAATTAGTTTTATAAGTGCTTTTTAAGCTAGTAACTTGCAAATCGTCAGCCATTTCCTGCACAAAGTTAATCAGCAAAGGTATCGAAGCTTTTTTTAACCAAGAATCAATAGACTTTTGTAGGTTATTTAACTGAGTTTGTAAACCGATACGCTTTTTCTCTAAGTCATGAATTTCTTCTAATTTTTCTCGTAAACTTTCAATCTGAGCGGCTTTTTCTTGAGCATCATGATGGATAATTATAGCTTTTTTTTCCTCATCTTTAGCATTTTTAAGCTGACCTTTTTGAAGACAAATTTCTTCTTCTAATTCTCGTAATTGTTGCATCTTATATTTAAAAGTCTGACTGGTTCCCTCCGCTTTATTTAAACGGTTTTCTAATTCCTGCAAGGCTTTTTCTGTATCATCACGCAGATTTCTTAATTCAGGGATACCCAAAACTTTTTCAATTGCTTCTTTTGCTTCTTTGGTTTGAGTTATCTGGGTATATTGTTCGATTTTTGAGCCATCAAAACAGAAAAAATCTCGAATAGATTTAGGAAGCAATGCTTCGATATATTCCCTAGAGTTACTTGCTTTTATGGTTCCATCTTCATAAAATAATGCTTCCTCTACGCTTGGATAAGAAGTGATACCATTATCTTTTAATTTCGCTGTGCGACTGATAAAGAAA
This portion of the Microcystis aeruginosa NIES-2549 genome encodes:
- a CDS encoding AAA family ATPase yields the protein MTLRLKQIRLTNWKCYPSQNITFNLHPDRNIHIIFGNNGHGKTSLMTAILWCLYGGDIVSKETLKTYFYRGKDDSSSVEEKEMRVELNFTRNEKNFFISRTAKLKDNGITSYPSVEEALFYEDGTIKASNSREYIEALLPKSIRDFFCFDGSKIEQYTQITQTKEAKEAIEKVLGIPELRNLRDDTEKALQELENRLNKAEGTSQTFKYKMQQLRELEEEICLQKGQLKNAKDEEKKAIIIHHDAQEKAAQIESLREKLEEIHDLEKKRIGLQTQLNNLQKSIDSWLKKASIPLLINFVQEMADDLQVTSLKSTYKTNSTAVLKTIIDDESCLCGRCLDKNSRDFILEKIAELESLEMDNATRIEKDQIRIDLQGIIRDNAKFSNYSQLLLQRDLLEEEIEEINQHIKQLKQETTGINQESANDIWRKVGESEQKVKEIEERIERLQKEIEIKEKQLENLRQEVEILASENQTTSMLSNQVKMARGLKNATNELIEWHIDNSQKMINQATSDRYLQVTNKPEEYRGVEITPEYTLGIRTLTGKLLNPDVLSAGEKEALAFAFITGLNQITDTCVPLIMDTPFGHLDKEHQKNIINSLPNFNSQVIILATDRDLPDPLLNLLLPHTTDIFKIHRLAADEDASVIEVMESY